TTCTCTGTCTGGGTCACAGGTAAGGACTCTTATGTCAGTGCCGCTACTTAAATCAAAACCTTGTTTAGTCATACATCTTGAAATGTGTGTAAACTGTTTTTCTTAAGTTATTGTGCCAGCTAAGATCTTGAAGCCAAATGTACTTGCATGTAATGTCATCAATGTGGTTGAACTTCATCCATAACCACTCACTCATATGGTGACATGTATTTCTTCTCATGTCTTCTGTTGATGCATATTTTGGTATTTGTAACTACCTTAAACCAcactatgtaaatatttgtaataaCCTTGGATGGAAAGTAACTAAGACAGTTTAACTGAACACTGTCCTAAAGTAGATTTGGGGTTGTGCTTTGCTGGATTTAGGTATTATTTGCTTCTTCATATCtataaataatactttaaatatatagatatactATATCTGCAAAGTTGAAAACTGCTCTGACACAAATAGATTACATATTTGAATATAAATAACTTAAGGAGGAAGAAAAAAAGTACATTAACTTGAATAAAAGTCAGATATTGTTCAATTATGGGTTACTTTATATGTCTAATAACTACAATCAGAGGGACATTTCTATATTGAGTATAAATGATGGACCTCACCTTTAACTTAATGAGTTTACTTGCAAAACATGAGTTTCTAAAAAAGTAAACTAAAGCAGCATTTTacagcttgcagcatttttgatTCTcgagtacatttagctgatacttattgtaagtatattgttttgaatgcaggacgttTAATAGTAACAGCTTATTTTATTGTGACATCGCTTCTGTCGCAGATAAGAatacttattccacttctgcCTCAGTGACCACAGATATTTGTGAGCTGCGTTGCCATCTCATGCTCTGCTATGTTGTTTAATGATCTGTAATATTTGCCAGTCTTAAAATAGACTAATAGGGATCCATTTTGCAGAGAtcatccataacaaaatgtctgACACAGAAGAAGTCATGGATGAAGAGGTTCTGTATGTACTCATTTTTGTACTTTCATCATATTAATGTTGaaattgttttgtgttttctaGTTTGTTCATTAATCCTTTTCTTATTCCTTTTGTCAATTCTTCTGCAGGGAGGAAGAAGGTAAGAACATCGAATCTGCCCATGTATTAAAGTTCTCATTTGATTTCCAAACGTTTTACTAATTATTACTTATGTTCCTTATCATTAGCACAAGAGGAGGCAACAGGTACGCAaactttcatttcttttttcttgCAACAGTTTGTTAATGACCTATTGAATATGAACTCCCTGTTCACTTAACAATGTATTCATAATGTCTATAATTGTCTTTTCTTATTTCAGATGAGTCAAAGCCAAAACCCAAGTAAGTGTCTGGCTCGTCTGTTAATGTAATCCCAATACTTAACACGTATATTATACAATAGATTATACAATTAAAAACTTTTCCCTTTCACAGGTTCATGCAAAACATTGCTGCCCCAAAGATCCCTGATGGTGACAAGGTGGATTTTGATGTAAGTGGATCTCATTTAATGCCTCATTTTTTATAGAAAACATCCATTTGGATCAGATCGACTGATTTATTCTGATTACACTTGTTTTGTGATGGCAGGACATCCACAGGAAGCGTCAGGAGAAGGATCTGTCTGAGCTGCAGTCTCTGATCGAGGCTCACTTCGTCCAGAGgaagaaagaggaggaggatcTCATCGCCCTTGTTACCAGAATCGTGAGTGTCTTAATCAAAGAGGAGATATTGTATTCTGTTTGTTCAACGCACCATGACAGCGTATATTTTCATTTCACAGGATAAACGTCGTACTGAGAGAGCAGAGCAGCAGAGAGTCAGAgcagagaaggagaaggagaagcagGCCAGACTTGCGGTATGATCTCAGTGAACATTACTTCATATCCTCACACTTTAGGACATCAAAAATGTGACagtattttctcctcctttctcACTGTGCTGCATacaggaggaaaaagagaggagggaggaggaggagcatcgCAAGAAGCATGATGCAGACGCCAATAAGAAGAAGGCCCTCTCAAACATGACTCAGCAGTACAGTGCTGGGCAGAAGGTCATTCAACTTCCTTTTGCCTAGTGTTCAAATGTGAAACATGATGAACAGGGATGCAAAAGTACCCCAAAAAACCTACTTTGTTTGACTGAAATCTACACGGATAGAAGTACATAAGCTAACAAAATATGTACTACTATCGTATTTGTTAGCAGGAGACCACAACGCATTTAAATAGTCTAAAAACAACTCCACCACTGATGATTATGTATGCTTTTAAAagggtaaaaaaacaaaactatcAACCTCCCATAGCAGCATCAATGTATGTGTATGTAATAGTATAAGCAAAACTTGAGAAGTAATACTTTGATATTGCAGTTTATAGGCTAACAGTGAGGGATATGTTATTGCAACGCTACATTATTCAAGTTCTTGCAATTCTGAGGTTTTACTTACAGTATTTCCAGTGGATGATATTTTAAACTTCTACTTCACTCAGACATACTTTTTACTACATTGAGTCGACAGATTAAGGCAGTACATACAGTACTTTGCAGATGTATTTGCCCAACACAATTAAAAAAAGTTCCAGTTTGTATTTTAGTTTCTGTTTGCAAGCAGGACCTTTATCGTAATGGAGTGATTTTTACATGTTTTATCACAACTTTTACTTTAAATGATAGCTTATAGGTAACTGGAGTAGTAattttcctttaaaaaaaaaaaatcgatccCTGTTTGGAAaatatgaatttaaaaaaacaatattcCTTATTGTTACTTTCAGACTTATGTGTATTTCTGCTTTATGACGAACACAGGGTGAGACAAGAAAAGGAGGCAAGAAACAAACTGagagggagaagaagaagaagatcctgGCTGACCGCAAGAAGGCTCTAATTGTTGATCATCTGAATGAGGACAAACTCAAGTAAGTCCAAACTGTGCAGTGTTTTAACTGACTTTACTCCATACAAAAGGATTTAAAATATGCTCAAAATGGCCGTTTGTGTTTAGGGAGAAGGCCAGCGAGATGTGGCAGTGGCTGATGGGACTGGAGGCTGAGAAGTTTGACCTCAGTGAAAAACTCAAAAGACAGAAGTACGACGTAAGTAATCCAGGGCACAAACAAAAATAACTTATGGATTTGGCAATGAGGGCCTCTATgacagggctattcaattagtttggaatggggccggttgatgaaaatgatccaaaacaaggggccgggaaaaagatggcttgaaatatgagaaatcatattaagagcttcagatacagtaaatactacaACAGTGCATATATTGTGTTTAATTCAATCAAACAACATCGCCCCAAGGCCTTTATAGATCTAAATGGCAAGTTCAGAACTCAGTAGGCCTACTGATGCTAATTTAACCATCAACATCATTTAATTTGAATTCATTTAGGTGAAATTATCATTCACGCAGAGATGCAATAAATGACAGGAGTTgtcagtagctagtaggtgggatCGAAACTCGAGCCCGCCGAAGTTTTAAGGCAATGTCTGCCCCTCTCTGGAATAAAGGCACTCCGGCCCAAAataaatctttaaaaaaaaaaaatctttaaaaaaaaagtagatgactttttaacattattctctAAGGGCCAGTAAATATCACCCCGGGGCCGGATTTGTCCCGCGGGCCGcgaattgaatagccctgctcTATGAGAAAGAAAAGAGGCAAACAAACACGGAACACATCTGAACACAACCATCGTTTAACGCCATATTTGACAAATAATCAGCAAAGTCTGGAGTTTGGAGAATATGATCAGGAGAAACAGTCCATGCTTTCAGGTGCTAGAGGTAACACAATTAAGTGGCTATGAAACGATAGATGTAAAGCAGCCCATGTTGGGTCAACAGAGGGCTTTCCTGTCCATGTTGACAACCTGTGCTGGACCTGTATGgttacatactgtatgtgtttttaaataaagctTATGATTTATGTGTTCTTT
This region of Pseudochaenichthys georgianus chromosome 6, fPseGeo1.2, whole genome shotgun sequence genomic DNA includes:
- the tnnt2d gene encoding troponin T2d, cardiac, which produces MQNIAAPKIPDGDKVDFDDIHRKRQEKDLSELQSLIEAHFVQRKKEEEDLIALVTRIDKRRTERAEQQRVRAEKEKEKQARLAEEKERREEEEHRKKHDADANKKKALSNMTQQYSAGQKGETRKGGKKQTEREKKKKILADRKKALIVDHLNEDKLKEKASEMWQWLMGLEAEKFDLSEKLKRQKYDINQLLGRVQAHQSAKGRGKGKLGAGRLR